The following proteins come from a genomic window of Nostoc sp. ATCC 53789:
- a CDS encoding DUF1815 family protein, with the protein MFLRLAHQHRQFVQDLVMNLQALAVVLERRGYPASCYTCGDQMNSASFMVSLGDNHLIRFLVSDYGITWTEMRDDRELMKLEGAEAISQLDELADLVKQSMQTDTDSKILAKKY; encoded by the coding sequence GTGTTTCTGAGACTAGCACATCAACATCGACAATTCGTCCAAGACTTGGTAATGAACCTGCAAGCCTTGGCAGTCGTATTAGAGCGGCGCGGGTATCCTGCTTCTTGTTATACCTGTGGCGACCAAATGAATAGTGCATCGTTTATGGTTAGCTTGGGTGATAACCACCTGATTCGGTTTTTGGTGTCCGATTACGGGATTACTTGGACGGAAATGCGGGATGACCGCGAATTAATGAAGCTAGAAGGCGCAGAGGCAATTAGCCAACTCGACGAACTGGCTGATCTTGTCAAGCAATCTATGCAAACCGATACAGACTCTAAAATTCTTGCCAAGAAATATTAA